A part of Streptomyces sp. NBC_01497 genomic DNA contains:
- a CDS encoding NUDIX hydrolase has protein sequence MQLSSGDADFRPGADADAELAAYLARHSSPAACADALIRDAEGRVLLVDPTYKDGWDLPGGMLEDEEPEAGMVREVREELGLDVRAGRLLVVDTIPAAVYGRTILAFVYATEPAREPDGGFALQDEEIGEARFVTEREALGLVPAELARRLAGAFAADRAGTTVALRHGHPAPPPARVPGAPAAMPVPTREGRA, from the coding sequence ATGCAGCTTTCTTCCGGTGACGCCGACTTCCGCCCCGGCGCCGACGCCGACGCCGAACTCGCGGCCTACCTGGCCCGCCACTCGTCCCCCGCCGCCTGCGCGGACGCCCTGATCCGGGACGCCGAGGGCCGGGTCCTGCTCGTCGACCCGACCTACAAGGACGGCTGGGACCTGCCCGGCGGGATGCTGGAGGACGAGGAGCCCGAGGCCGGGATGGTGCGCGAGGTGCGCGAAGAACTCGGCCTGGATGTACGGGCGGGGCGGCTGCTCGTCGTCGACACCATCCCGGCCGCCGTGTACGGACGGACGATCCTCGCGTTCGTCTACGCGACCGAACCGGCGCGCGAGCCCGACGGCGGGTTCGCGCTGCAGGACGAGGAGATCGGGGAGGCGCGGTTCGTCACCGAGCGGGAGGCACTGGGCCTGGTGCCCGCGGAGCTCGCCCGCCGCCTCGCCGGCGCGTTCGCGGCGGACCGCGCCGGCACGACCGTGGCCCTGCGCCACGGCCACCCGGCACCGCCCCCGGCGCGCGTCCCGGGCGCCCCGGCCGCCATGCCGGTCCCCACTCGCGAGGGCAGGGCATGA
- a CDS encoding NUDIX domain-containing protein, translated as MTQVPDGPGAADSSGHGASSVPAAGRPDVLSVVAASVPHTSSVVAAASVAEESAAPGAETGAIAHTGTAALIVNDAGHYLLHLRDHIPGICDPGAWSLIGGGREGEETAKETVDREIHEEIGLVLPGLRPLGLIRLTDGGGAVAGRIQLFLGRWNGDAHALPLTEGVMCHWFPASLTGRLRLSPIAVEAFRLHRRGA; from the coding sequence ATGACGCAGGTCCCGGACGGGCCGGGCGCCGCTGATTCGTCCGGCCACGGCGCGTCGTCCGTCCCCGCCGCGGGCCGACCCGACGTGTTGTCCGTCGTCGCCGCGTCTGTCCCCCACACGTCGTCGGTCGTTGCCGCGGCCTCCGTTGCCGAGGAGTCCGCGGCGCCCGGCGCCGAAACGGGGGCCATCGCCCACACGGGCACGGCCGCGCTGATCGTCAACGACGCGGGGCACTACCTCCTCCACCTCCGCGACCACATCCCCGGCATCTGCGACCCCGGCGCCTGGTCGCTCATCGGCGGCGGCCGGGAGGGCGAGGAGACGGCGAAGGAGACGGTCGACCGTGAGATCCACGAGGAGATCGGCCTGGTGCTGCCCGGCCTCAGGCCCCTCGGACTGATCCGCCTCACCGACGGCGGGGGAGCCGTGGCAGGGCGGATCCAGCTCTTCCTGGGCCGCTGGAACGGCGACGCGCACGCCCTGCCGCTCACCGAGGGCGTGATGTGTCACTGGTTCCCCGCGTCCCTGACGGGACGGCTGCGCCTCAGCCCCATCGCGGTCGAGGCGTTCCGTCTCCACCGGCGGGGCGCGTGA
- a CDS encoding histidine phosphatase family protein — translation MATLFLVRHGETVWHAENRYTGSSDIALTPLGDEQAGALGRWAATARLDAIVTSPLSRARRTAAPAQLATGLPQTVEDGLREVDFGIAEGRTLTEVAAEHPQAVEEFLSRPATCPLPGGDDPVTAAARAAAALWRIAERFARSREDAAEGGGRVLVVAHNTLYRLVLCHLLGIPLDEYRRVLPGLRNGAVTELRMRPAERRAALMSYNVPTSTSN, via the coding sequence GTGGCCACGCTGTTCCTGGTCCGGCACGGCGAGACGGTCTGGCACGCGGAGAACCGCTACACCGGCAGCAGCGACATCGCCCTCACCCCGCTCGGCGACGAGCAGGCCGGGGCGCTCGGCCGCTGGGCGGCGACGGCACGGCTGGACGCGATCGTCACCTCTCCGCTCTCCCGGGCCCGCCGCACGGCCGCGCCCGCCCAGCTCGCGACGGGTTTGCCTCAGACCGTGGAGGACGGGCTCCGCGAGGTCGACTTCGGGATCGCCGAGGGCCGCACACTCACCGAGGTGGCGGCCGAACACCCGCAAGCCGTTGAGGAGTTCCTGAGCCGTCCGGCCACCTGCCCACTACCGGGCGGCGACGACCCGGTGACCGCCGCCGCCCGGGCGGCGGCCGCCCTGTGGCGTATCGCGGAGCGCTTCGCGCGAAGCCGCGAGGACGCGGCTGAGGGGGGCGGCCGGGTGCTGGTGGTCGCGCACAACACCCTCTACCGGCTCGTGCTGTGCCACCTCCTCGGCATCCCGCTGGACGAGTACCGCCGTGTCCTGCCGGGCCTGCGCAACGGCGCCGTCACGGAACTGCGGATGCGCCCGGCCGAGCGCCGGGCGGCACTCATGTCGTACAACGTGCCGACCTCGACCTCGAACTGA
- a CDS encoding FGGY-family carbohydrate kinase — MAAVEADDDTVWLGIDLGTQSVRALAVTTGGHVRGHGSAPLTGTRDGARHEQLPADWWSATGAAVRGAVRDLRVPVAAVAVCSTSGTVLLTDDEGEPVSPALMYDDGRAAGEARRAQEAGEELWRELGQRIQPSWALAKLLWLTGDGATAPVGPRPRVSHQADVITSRLVGRPVATDSSHALKTGYDTRRRAWPTEVLDRLGLSERLTFPDVVLPGTALGTVGSAGAEATGLAEGTPVIAGMTDGCAAQLGSGAWEVGRWNTVLGTTLVLKGVTADPLHDPSGVLYNHLSPDGTWLPGGASSVGAGVLSAAFPGADLAALDRAAAAHEPAGALSYPLVSRGERFPFLAPDAEAFTLGTPADDADRYASLLQGVALAERLCLAYVRLLGADVEGPIVFTGGATRSAYWNQLRCDVLGRPAAVPEQADSALGMAVLAARGAGTARNDVRGMVRIAAEFAPRAAVKERFDEGFGELVDALERRGWLPSETARYARDKG, encoded by the coding sequence GTGGCAGCCGTGGAAGCGGACGACGACACCGTCTGGCTGGGCATCGACCTGGGCACGCAGAGCGTGCGCGCGCTCGCCGTCACGACCGGCGGCCACGTACGGGGCCACGGCTCGGCACCCCTGACCGGCACGCGGGACGGCGCGCGGCACGAGCAGCTCCCGGCCGACTGGTGGTCCGCGACCGGCGCCGCCGTCCGGGGCGCCGTGCGGGACCTGCGGGTACCCGTCGCCGCGGTCGCCGTGTGCAGCACGTCGGGGACCGTGCTGCTGACGGACGACGAGGGCGAACCCGTCTCGCCCGCGCTGATGTACGACGACGGGCGGGCGGCCGGGGAGGCACGCCGCGCGCAGGAGGCCGGTGAGGAGCTCTGGCGCGAACTCGGCCAGCGCATCCAGCCGAGCTGGGCTCTCGCGAAGCTGCTGTGGCTGACCGGTGACGGCGCGACGGCCCCCGTGGGGCCCCGGCCCCGGGTGAGCCATCAGGCGGACGTCATCACGTCCCGGCTGGTGGGCCGGCCGGTGGCGACCGACTCCAGCCACGCGCTGAAGACCGGCTACGACACGCGCCGCCGCGCCTGGCCGACGGAGGTCCTGGACCGCCTCGGCCTCAGTGAGCGCCTGACGTTTCCCGACGTCGTGCTGCCGGGCACGGCGCTCGGCACGGTCGGGTCCGCGGGTGCCGAGGCGACGGGCCTCGCGGAGGGCACGCCGGTGATCGCCGGCATGACGGACGGCTGTGCGGCCCAACTCGGCTCCGGGGCCTGGGAGGTGGGCCGCTGGAACACGGTGCTCGGCACGACCCTCGTCCTCAAGGGAGTCACCGCCGACCCGCTGCACGACCCGTCCGGCGTCCTCTACAACCACCTGTCCCCCGACGGGACATGGCTGCCGGGCGGCGCGTCGAGCGTCGGCGCGGGCGTGCTGTCGGCGGCCTTCCCCGGCGCGGACCTGGCCGCTCTCGACCGCGCGGCGGCGGCCCACGAACCCGCCGGCGCGCTCAGCTATCCGCTGGTCTCGCGGGGCGAACGGTTCCCCTTCCTCGCCCCGGACGCCGAAGCCTTCACCCTGGGCACTCCGGCCGACGACGCCGACCGCTACGCGTCCCTTCTTCAGGGGGTCGCGCTCGCCGAGCGGCTCTGCCTGGCCTACGTACGCCTGCTCGGCGCGGACGTCGAGGGCCCGATCGTCTTCACCGGGGGCGCGACGCGCAGCGCCTACTGGAACCAGCTCCGCTGCGATGTGCTCGGCAGGCCCGCGGCCGTGCCCGAACAGGCGGACTCCGCACTCGGGATGGCGGTCCTCGCGGCACGCGGTGCGGGTACGGCCCGTAACGACGTACGCGGCATGGTGCGGATCGCGGCGGAGTTCGCGCCGAGGGCCGCGGTGAAGGAACGCTTCGACGAGGGATTCGGGGAGCTGGTGGACGCGTTGGAGCGGCGTGGCTGGCTGCCCTCGGAGACGGCACGGTACGCGCGGGACAAAGGATGA